In the Blautia coccoides genome, TTCTTCCCCGAATGCCGATAAAGCAAAACCAGCTCACAAGGCAGTGAATAGACGGAAAAAGATTTACCGGCGCATCTGCCTTATATACAGCCTGGAGCAGTGTTACCCAGATACCATCCCCGCTCAGCACGGGTCTGACATTGGTAGTCGGAAGCAATAAAAAAAACGCACAGCAGACCAGTCTTGACATGATGTCTGCCGCAGCGAAACGGATACAATGTTCCTCTCCCTGTCTTGCGATCAGTATATAATTTATGATCCAGAACAGATAACATCCCAGATAGATGGATACAAATCCGGGAATCAGAGGCACTGCCCTGTCAAAAGGCAGCGTCAAGTCGTAATGTTTCCATTCATTGGCAATCTTAGAAATCCCAAAATATACAATACAGTTCACCGTCACACAGGAAAGCAGCGGAAATACAGCATATGAGGGAATCCATGCATTCTTTTTTTGCTTGTTCTGCATAGTCTGTCTCCTTAATACATCTAAATTGTATTATAACAGATTTCTGCAAATAGTCTAATAAAATTATCTTAATAACAATATTTGTGATAATTTGACACCTTCAAACTACAATGTTTCTTTTTACCGGCTTGTCACTGTAAATACGCATTTTACTGTATCATACCGTTACGGACAAAGGAGCAGCTACCGGGTTGATCCGCGGCAGCTGCTCCTTTAAAACCTCTGTTTTCTTTTGTTATTTTTTATTCTATCCGTCTTTTTTTCCGAAGGATCACGATTCCCGCAAAGGAAAGTACAGCCATACCGGCAAAGGGAAGAATCGGTGTCTCATCTCCTGTCTTCACACTTTTTGCACTGCTGCCGGAGCCTGAACTGCCTCCCTTGCCTGAGCTTCCGTCCCCTGAAGTCTTTCCCGAACTGCCGGAACCTGACTTCTTTTTCAGATTCTCCATGGCTTTTTCAAGAGCCTGGGCTTTTTTATCCACATCACTCTGTGATGCACCCTCTGCATCCAGGATTGCTTTTGCCTCTTTCAAAGCCTGGCTGAAGGTCTTCCAGCTCGCTGCTGTATAATCTCCTTTTTCAAGTTTTTCCCCCTTTTCGATCAGTGTCTTGATCTTATCCAGATCCAAACCGTTCTCACTGCTGACTTTAACAAGCTGTTCCATTGCCGCCTGCAGATCTTTTTGGGCGGTATCCACGGTTTCCTGGTCTGCTGAACCATCAGCAAGAACTTTCTGGGCATTTACCAAAGCCTGATCAAAAACTGCCCATGTATCCTGGGTATAATCTGCTCTGGTAAAGGTATTTGCCTTCTCTACAAGTTTGGAAAGAGCCGCTTTATCTGCTTCGCTGTCCGGGCTTTCCGGATCTTTTTCCCGAGGTACCAGAGCTGCCATAGCTGCATTCAGAAGGGCTGTCTGCTCCTCCACCTGTTCAGCGGCTGCCGATTCATTTTCAAATACTTCTCTTGCCGCTTTCAGTGCACGGGCAAATCCTTCCCAGCTCTCTTTTGTATATTTTGACTCTTCTCTCTTCTCTGCCTCCTCTATGGCAGCTTTCAGTGCTTCTTTCTTGACCTGAACAGCGTCTTTTCTCACCAGATTTTTCAAAGCGGACTCCAGGGCATTTTTTGCGCTGTCAGCACTTTCCTGCGTGATATCATCCTTTTCCGCCGCTTCTCTTGCCGCGGTCAGCGCCTCTGCAAATGGTTTCCAGGACTCTTCTGTATAAGCTGACTCCTCTTTTTTCTCTGCCTGCGCGATCAAACTATTAAGCTGTGTCAAATCTGCTCTCTTAGTCAGGTTTGACATGGCTTCCTTCAGTTCTGCCAGTGCCTCATCCACCTGTAACTGGTCTGCACGGGTATCCGTATAAATCTCTTTTGCCTTTTTATATGCTTTCTGGAAGTCTTCCCAGCTAGTTTTTGTGTACTCTTCCTCCTGCTTTTCTGCTGCTTCGGTCAGTGCTTCCCCCAGCAATGTCTTCTCTGCAGTATCCTTTATCTCCTCTGCGTATTGACCCATTGCCTGCCATTCGATGACACCGGTTCCTCTGGACGGGTCTTCCTCGCTACCTTCCCTCAGGGCCGCTTTCATGGTCATGCGGATGGATGTTGTAGTGATCTTTTCAAATGTTATGGTATTAAATGTATCTGCGCTGCATCCGATCCCGTTCTCAGAAACAGGGACCCACGTGCCGTCCTCCTGGAGATATTCCATCTCTGCAGAAGACGGAAGGAAATCTCCGCTTTCATTTTGGAAGAAGTAGGCGCTGATCTCATCCAGCACCACCGGTTTGTCCCAAGTATAGGAGACCCAGCCGTCCAAGATACTGCCGTTATCGTCATAGCGGTTTAACCAGTTATGCCATACACCGTTTGATGTATCCCCGGAATTTGCGGGGACAACACCATCATTAAGAGCTGCAAGGCCTCCCAGATCATATGGCCTTCCGTCCTGTCCGTCATAATTGCAAAGTCCGTCTGCCGCTGCATAAGCTGCCATATTCCTGACTCCGGCTTCACTTCCTGCCTCTGTCAGATTTTCCATAGCCTCCATAAGGCTGTCCAGGGCAGCGCTTATCTGTTCCTGATCCGCATATGCTTCGTCTAATACTTTTTTTGCCTTTTCAAGTGCCTGCGCAAATGCTTTCCAGGAATCTTCTGTGTAGTCTGCCTCCTGTTTTCCCTCTGCCGCCTTTACAGCCGCTTCAAGTACATCTTTGCTTGGAAGTTCGCTCGCATAAATCCCCATCACCTGCCACTCGAGAACACCGGTTCCTCTGGATGGATCTTCCTGATTGTCCTCTCTGCATGCAGGTTCCATTGTCATGCGGATGGCTGTGGTTGTGATCCTGTCAAAATTGGTGGTATTGAACCGGTCCGCCTCACATCCAAGACCTTCAGCGCCCGTCACCGGTTTCCAATTGCCGTCTTCATCCAGATATTCAAACTCTGCCGCTTTCGGAAGGAAATCTCCATTTCCGTTCTGGAAATAATAAACACTGGTGCTGTCAAGAACTACCGGCTCGTCCCAGACATAGGAAACCCAGCCGTTCAAAATCTCATTTTCACTGCCGTAGCGGTCATGCCAGTTGTGCCAAACCGGGCCGCTCTGATCTGCAGAATTTTCAGGAAGCACTCCGTCGTTCAGGGCCGCAAGGCCGCCCAGGTCATTGATCCTTCCATCCAGTCCGTCATAATTGCAAAGTCCGTCTGCTTTCGCTCCAAGGGCCAGGTTACGGACACCCTCTTCCCCTTTTTCCTCCAGGTTATTCTGTGCTTTTACCAGTCTGGACAGGGCAATCTTCACTTCTTCACTGCTTA is a window encoding:
- a CDS encoding phosphatase PAP2 family protein — protein: MQNKQKKNAWIPSYAVFPLLSCVTVNCIVYFGISKIANEWKHYDLTLPFDRAVPLIPGFVSIYLGCYLFWIINYILIARQGEEHCIRFAAADIMSRLVCCAFFLLLPTTNVRPVLSGDGIWVTLLQAVYKADAPVNLFPSIHCLVSWFCFIGIRGRKSVPKAYRIFSCLFALLVCVSTQVTKQHYIVDVFGGIAIAELTYYIAFHTSIYKLFKRLFDRLYEIFFSRRKSTCGKESEV